A stretch of Chanodichthys erythropterus isolate Z2021 chromosome 20, ASM2448905v1, whole genome shotgun sequence DNA encodes these proteins:
- the rs1b gene encoding retinoschisin 1b, with amino-acid sequence MDTRILTVFLLLFTQGFIDVYTQGELEMPWPYEEEEEESVKEVTENQTPPGCNCDCQDIRPTGTPVWTSISTTPPTPISPYQDCMPECPYHKPLGFEAGSVLAEQLTCSNQDQYIGWFSSWTPNKARLNSQGFGCAWLSKLQDTSQWLQIDLQETKVVSGIMTQGRCDADEWTTKYSLQYRTHNSLNWIYYKDQTGNNRVFYGNTDRSSTVQNLLRPPIVTRYLRILPLGWHTRIAIRLELLMCMNKCV; translated from the exons ATGGACACGAGGATCCTCACtgtgtttctgctgctgttcaCTCAAG GTTTCATTGATGTTTACACACAAGGG gagTTAGAGATGCCATGGCCTtatgaagaggaggaggaggagagtgTGAAGGAAGTGACGGAGAATCAAACACCGCCGGGCTGCAACTGTGACTGTCAGGACATTCGACCCACCGGGACTCCAGTCTGGACCTCCATCAGCACCACGCCGCCCACACCCATCAGCCCGTACCAGGACTGCATGCCGG AGTGTCCCTACCACAAACCGCTGGGATTCGAGGCCGGGTCGGTGTTGGCGGAGCAGCTCACCTGTTCAAACCAGGACCAGTACATAGGCTGGTTTTCCTCCTGGACCCCGAATAAAGCCAGACTCAACAGTCAGGGGTTTGG CTGTGCCTGGCTGTCCAAGCTCCAGGACACAAGTCAGTGGCTTCAGATCGACCTCCAGGAGACGAAGGTGGTCTCTGGTATCATGACTCAAGGTCGTTGTGATGCTGACGAATGGACCACCAAGTACAGCCTGCAGTACCGAACCCACAACAGCCTCAACTGGATCTATTACAAAGACCAGACCGGCAATAACAGG GTGTTCTATGGAAACACAGACCGATCCTCCACGGTCCAGAACCTGCTGCGTCCACCCATCGTGACGCGGTACCTCCGGATCCTTCCTCTGGGATGGCACACACGCATTGCCATACGCCTGGAGCTGCTCATGTGCATGAACAAGTGTGTTTGA
- the LOC137009040 gene encoding histone H2B-like, which yields MKISPDRRLKSLKKSIKTGWTRKNSIKKYSAYIYKIEKELSIDVSDAAFLMRHLADVHAQVGTEAARLSKFNRRRVITQRELHNAAVRALRDKCA from the exons ATGAAAATATCACCTGACAGAAGACTGAAATCCTTGAAGAAGTCCATTAAAACAGGCTGGACACGTAAGAACAGCATCAAGAAATACTCTGCCTACATCTACAAGATTGAGAAG GAGCTGTCTATTGACGTGAGTGACGCCGCCTTTTTGATGCGGCACCTGGCTGATGTGCACGCGCAGGTGGGCACCGAGGCCGCGCGCCTCTCAAAGTTCAACCGGCGGCGCGTCATCACGCAGCGAGAGCTCCACAACGCCGCCGTGCGCGCGCTCCGGGACAAGTGCGCCTGA